From the Gadus chalcogrammus isolate NIFS_2021 chromosome 18, NIFS_Gcha_1.0, whole genome shotgun sequence genome, the window tgtgtgtgtgtgtgtgtgtgtgtgtgtacccatgtgtgtgtgtgtgtgtgtgtgtgtgtgtgtgtgtgtgtgtgtgtgtgtgtgtgtgtgtgtgtgtgtgtacccatgtgtgtgtgtgtgtgtgtgtgtgtgtgtgtgtgtgtgtgtgtgtgtgtgtgtgtgtgtgtgtgtgtgtgtgtgtgtgtgtgtgtgtgtgtgtgtgtgtgtgtgtgtgtgtgtgtttgtgagggcagccgtgtgtgtgttgtgcttgtttgtgtgcatgtgaaagGGATAGTGTGAATTGTTATGTGGTATGTGATGAGATGGGCAGAATACATCGCCTCTCAGCCGGCAATAAGTGCTCACTTCAGCTCAGATGCTATACAGCTTATTAAGCTTTTAACTCTTTCCTCTTCAAAAACCAGAACTTAGGTTGACTTCTGCAGCATTTGCTGCTGGCGGTAGGAAGTGCGGGGGTAGTGTGGGGTTGTTGGCCGCGTTAGACTTATTCCTTTTAACCTTTCAAATGTTTTGCAACTCAGAATCACAAGAAGCAAAACAGAAATAACACAACCCGTAGTATAAGTGATTCTTCGACTTCTGCGAGTTCAACCTGTGTTTCCTGGCCGAattaagtgtttgtgtttaaggGGGATTGTACCATATCTTTTTCAGGATATGGCCATATCCTGAAAAGATATGGCcgaaacgacacacacacacacacacacacacacacacacacacacacacacacacacacacacacacacacacacacacacacacacacacacacacacacacacacacacacacacaaagagaaaaaataGTCAATGAAAAAATAGCCAATTGTCCGATCAACTTCAGATGAATTGCAACCTCAGCTATTGTCCTCTGAGGACCTGAAATAGACCCAATAACTCATACACAGATATAAAACATATAGACAGAAATAGACATTGAACCCTGTGGCCAGGGGGGGTTCTGTGTGCAGTTTGAATGTTCTCCCGGTGTTCATACAGGTTTCCTACGGGTGCTCAGGTTTTACTCCcgcaaaacaaagaaaaaacatgcaCTTTAATGCTCCTGCGCTGCTCATTACCGAGGAAGGGACACTACATCTGGAGCTGGTtcccaaccctaccctgtggCAGCCCACTGCTCCGAGCCCCTAGCTAGGAAGGGTTAAACAATCAATAAGTATATTGGCAAACGTAATATCATATTTACACACAAAggtatataatattttttttaactgacgTTAACCCCATTTGTCCtttttctaaccctaaccatattcTACATATATAAAGAACTTTAAATGGTGGCAGCACATCTACGTGGCTGCTCCTGGTGCCATTGTAAGACAGGTTCTAACAACTTCATGTAATTGTTTACAAAGACGGGCTGGGCCAGGGGGGGTGTGGAGAGAGTGGGTCTAGCTTAGCCTTGTGGCTTTCACCACATGTCCACACTGGAACAAAACCAGTGACCTGGGACTGCTGACCACCAGTTGAAGGAACTGGGCCATGAAGGAGGATTTCTGGTCTGTTGGGTGAATGGAGACAGGCAcccacaaatacagacacaaacgcatgcagacacacacacaccaacacacatacaccaacacacacatacacacacacacacacacacacacacacacacacacacacacacacacacacacacacacacacacacacacacacacacacacacacacacacacacacacactcacatacacacacaaacacacatatgcacacaaacacagacacaaacacacacacatgggacgtacacacacacatacacacacacacacacacacacacacacaaaactgatAAAGAGGTGGGCATGACGCTTCCACAGTGGTATGACAAGCTTGCACAAGAAGAAGTGCTGATATAATAACCcacatgcaagcacgcacacacacacacacacacacacacacacacacacacacacacacacacacacacacacacacacacacacacacacacacacacacacacacacgtacacactcacagacaaatGTTTCCACTTATTAATTATTACGCCAAAGGCAGGTTTCAACATGTGTTCTCTCTCTACGGGTGAACAGATGTTTGATGGGCAGAGCAGCCTCATTGAAGCTAAGTGCTATGAGCTTCATTAGGTAGCGAAGGGTCCATGgataaagaaaaacatttttcttcTATTCTGGCAGCTAGACAATCAACACAATGGTTTGTCAATTTTTTAATAATTCAGACAACTGGCTTTTCAAAATGATGCCTGATTAAAATGAATGAACTAGAACGTACTCCTCACTAGACACTAGGTAAACAAACGACTCCTGCTCGTTGCTATCACAGACGTGCTTTCAGTGCTGAATTAAAACCAAATCATGCcataggtcacacacacacacacacacacacacacacacacacacacacacacacacacgacacacacacacgagacacacacacacacacacacacacacacacacacacacacacacacacacacacacacacacagtgtgtgtgtgtgtgtgggattccCAGTTGGGAAGTGAAACCAATTGAGGAATTGGTGTGTGTTCAGTAATGAACAAATAAAGCAAAGAATCGAAACATAAGACACATCTAATGAATGTAACAACAATTCGTTTTCATTTCTGATGACACAAATGTTAAGCCTGTCCATGCGTAGTATTTCAACTAATACGTAATATCCACACGCTTTTGCTCACAATATCACTCGGCttaaatgcaacaataaaaggATAAATATTATGTAATATTCATAATGATAATGTTatcttaatgttatttttccaatCTGACATTTCCAAAAGTACAGATGAATGAAGAAGTGACGCCACACAAGCGAGAGTAAACAAAAAGAGAGGTTAAGGCGGTATTCTCAAAATGCTAATAGTCGTACAACCATCAACACACAACGGTATTTAGTATGTTTAGAATAAGTACGTTTAGTAGATTATAAACACAGTTTTGTAAACCCGGAAACAGTAATGGAGGGTCCATTGTGTGACGCATATAATGGCTGTTAGTCACACAAGCACCTTGACAGGCAGCCAGATAAGAGTGATGTCATGGAAAGTTTGATAAGAGTTCCCCTGTAATGATATCATCCCTGAGGGGACCCTTATGATGTGATCAGATCAATGCCGGAAATTGGCGGCAGTCAGTTGAAGCTGAACTGAGGCAGTTCAAAACATGTTGCAACACTCTGCATAACTATGATGGTTCAGAGGAGATTGGAGGATCAGGGATAAGGGATCAAGATTTGGACTCAAATGCAGAAACAAGAACAGTTTGTCCAAAAAGATTGAAAATAGGATGAAGATAGGCAACGAGTCGAAAAACTGCCTGATTAATCTCAGGACTACTTAGACACAGACTAGACGGGGTTAGCGTCGGGACAGGACGATCAGAAAGGGCGAACAAAACCAAAGGCTGGAATGCACAGGAGGAAACTATAGACAATCAACACAGGTGGAACACAATGGATTGATAATTTATGTCTCTTAGAGTGAGACAAGATACTCATCTTGCCtctggaaacattggacccAAAGCTTGTATATGTTTTAACTGTGCTTGTATTATAATTGGGAATGCTTCATTTGCATCCTTCttaaatgttttgtatttttttattatcatatatatatatatatatttttatctatGTACTGTGCAGTCTATGTGGACCTTCCTGTGTCTTGAATAAAgtcataataatcacagttaatGAGATTAAAGAAGATTATAACTGAGGACATCAAGGAGGAAGAAACTAAAACTACGCTAATCAAACAGAATAGTTCAAACAGTGAAAAGATGAATGTCTCCTCTGCATCCCTGAGATAACATACAGCACATCGACAAGgacttctggggggggggggggtggtcacaAGGAAGTTAAGCACATGCTGAACAGAATGCTTTGATTCTTGGACGTCTGGACTTTGGGCAGCCATGCTTGCCTTCAAAGCCCAACATGTTCATTGACTATCTCATTATCCAGTCGTTCGGTCAGCAGAAGGGATGGGCTTTGTGTGGGCGGGTTGTTGTGTGTTCGAGCAGTGGGTATGGTGGTGTAGTGGGGGAGTAGAGGGTGAGTAGTGGGGGAGTGGTGGGGCAGTCGCAGGTGAGTAGCGGGGCAGTGGCAGGTTAGTGTTGGGTGAGTAGTGGGTGAGTAGTGAGGGAGTGGTGGTGGAGTCGCAGGAAAAATGGGTAAGTAGTGGGTGAGTAGCGGATGAGTTGTGGGGCAGAATATCAGAATTGGACTCCTTTGTATTCTGGGCCCACTCTTTCCGGATGTCTTCCTGGAGCAAGAGGTCAAACTGAAAGGCTTGGAAGCACTGAAAGGAATCTGTAATCCCCCCGCTAATCCCATGTTTGCATCCAGACGACCTCTGCTCCCTGACGTTTGACTTTGAATGTTGTtgttggacagacagacggagagacaggcagtgcccaagtgagaaagagaaaatgaaagacagaacaagagaaggaatgaaacaaagaaaaaagagaaagaaagatgcaAGAAAGACAGATTGAATGGCGATAGGGTGATTGTCATTTGGTTGAACAAGCTGTAGCTACAATCAGGGCTGATAATGGCGGCCCCTTGACCGGCAGCAGGGCCTTTGTGGAAGACAAATATGGGGCCCCTAGTTTTTGATTATAGTGGTGCCTCTGATGCTAAACAGCCAACTTCCTGTCGCTCCAATTTCAGAGGTAGTCATTAGTTTTAATTTGGGTTAGCACTTTGAGTATTTGTATTTGATTTATGTTTTTGCTTGGAAATTGGCCTCCCATTCCCATATGTCGCATAGCTTCAAATTAGtatcataataatgatgatcTCATTTCATCCCATAATTTTGCTAATGGGTATGAGCAGGCATCTAAGTAGCTGGATGGTCTTAAATCTGGAGAGCATTCATTAACCTGGATACAATTACCCGTGGAGGAGTAAAACATTAATCCACTCTATAATTAGGATGACCTGTGTTCCAGTAAACTCATAAATATGAATTGATTAACCTTGATGTGAGCATGCTCTTATAGTGTATTTTGCAACATCTGTAATAAGACCTATGTcctagtaaaaataaataaaaacatgtgtTATTTGCACCAGTTAGCAGTAAAAGGCTAGTACAACACAAATTCAATTTTATCCTTACGGTTGGATATTGTCATGTTTGTCGTCAATTCAGGCTTCATATATGTTGGAGGGGGGAAAACGTATTATTgtaaacaatttaaaaaataatacattagcATAATTGTTGGGACACTTAGTAATAGAGAGCGAGGAAATTACTGACTGCTTTTGGACTTTCCCTCCAGTATGACAGCCCAACAGGAAGCAACAACGTTACTGTTACTCTGGGTGGTGTCAAATTTTTTCGCAATGTGGCACAGATTGCTGTCAGATGTTTCGCCACATCCTGTTTAGTGCTGATGAGTTCAGTCTTGGAGCTAAATGAATTCCCTGCTTCCAGCGCTCACCAGCACAGAGCAGGCTGCCATTCAGTCTGACTGCCATTCAAATAAATCAGATCCATTCCGATGTTTCCAAAAATGTTCCCGTCGGATCCTGGCTGCTCCATCGGAGAGCCCGTCCTAATATAAGCACAGACAGTACAGTGTTTTGTCTACAGTCTAAATTTGCCGTACAATTCCTCCCTAGAAATGCTCTCCAGCTACAACAGAGCTTGTGGCTTCAAGAAGGCCGGAACATTGCCTGCTTCAACGCGGCCCCCTGTAAAATCCTGTTTACTGACCATGGCCATGCATTTATCAAATCCTTCACTCACTTCACAGCCTTTTGTTCTttctatcgtgtgtgtgtgtgtgtgtgtgtgtgtgtgtgtgtgtgtgtgtgtgtgtgtgtgtgtgtgtgtgtgtgtgtgtgtgtgtgtgtgtgtgtgtgtgtgtgtgtgtgtgtgtgtgtatgtgtgcgtgtgtgtctcctttGTGCCCTGGCAGATGaaggttatgtgtgtgtgggccgtgCTGCTCCTCCTGGGTCCGTGGCCAGCCCCAGCCTACCGGACCCCCTTCGACCAAGGACCACTGGAGTCTGAGCAGAAGGGTCCAGGCAGGACGGAGCCTAGGGGACGGCCGACGGAGCGCTACCCCAGAGACGAGGCTCCGGACGGCGGGTACGTCCCCGTGCTCCATGGGTAGAACCTGCTTGGTCAGCAGTTACAGGATAACTCAACGACCTGAGGAGCGTTTAGACAGAGAGCCTCACTTTGTGCTGCAGGAAGTTGTGGACGACAGTTTTCCGACATTAAAACACTATTTTAGGTCGGAGTAAACAGGATCCAGGGAAAAACGGCAGACCTTAATACGGCAGACATGAAGCTCATTATCTGTGTGCTCTCACACACAGCCAGCTTTGTACTTATACAGAGTACCTTTCCAAACTAAATGTAATGGAAACAGCGACGGCACCAAACAAAACGTCACAAACACGTCACGTTAATTAACAAGCCACAGTCGAGCCCATCTGGTCTGCGTTGAACCTCATTACAAACAACTTTCAACTAGAAGCGAAGACCACATTGAGGATGTTAACGGCGGGGGCGGTTTGTGAAATGGATCTTCCGCAGGCCGAGGTCGTCCAGGGAGTGTCGCCGATGCTGCGACCCCCGAGAGGACCCCCCGTCGGGCTACACCGGCCAGAGCTACCCCCAGTTCCAGCCGCCCCCGCCCGAGTACAAAGTGGTGCCCCAGATCAACATCACCATACTCAAAGGTTCACTCAATAATAGCATGCTTTCactgcataaacaaacacatgcaccccTCGACAGAcaaaatcagacacacacacacacacacacaaacacatccacacacagaaatacacacgcacaaacacaaagacacacacaaaaatacacacaaacataagcacaaaaacacacacacacacacacacacacacacacacacacacacacacacacacacacacacacacacacacacacacacaaacataaacacaaagacacacacacacacaaacacatacagaaatacacacaaacatgaacacaaagacacacacacacacacacacacacaagacacccacacacacaaacacacacatctggtgTTTATTGTGGTGGTAAAGAGCGAGACCGGTGGAGGTGTGTCTCCCGCCCGCTTGGGGAAATGAAGAAGATTTGAGGGCTTTTAAGgaaagaaacaaataaaagcgtGGGTTAGTTGGTGTCCATGAGGGGACGATTTAGATGTGAATGTGGGTTCGGCTTCGCTGGAGCGCACCCATTGCCCGCGGCGATCCCGACCACGGCAATTAACTGTGTTTCAGCAAAAAACACCGTAATGTGAGTCGGTGCGGCGGATGTCTGAGGGTCCCCCGTGAAGTATGCGACAATAACACTTTTAGTTAGCGCACACAGCAGTATAACCATAAGCACACATACCTCAACGATAACTACCAGCGCTATAACCACAAAGCACACTCATAACAACAACAGCTCATTTCTACGAGCCTTTACCTGAACCCTTTCCCACAACTCTCTCTGCCTGTTGCCAGGTGAGAAGGGGGACCACGGCGAGAGAGGACACTTTGGCAAATCGGGGAAAGGCGGGCTGACCGGCCCACAGGGGCCCGCTGGGTACAAGGGCTCCAAGGGCAGCGTGGGCCTCCCGGGGGAGGCCTGCAAGTCGCACTACGCCGCCTTCTCGGTGGGCCGCAAGAAGGGCCTCCACTCCGGCGACTACTACCAGACGCTGGTGTTCGACACGGAGCTGGTCAACCTCTACGGACACTTCAACATGTTCACCGGAAAGTTCTACTGCTACGTGCCGGGCATCTACTACTTCAGCCTGAACGTGCACACGTGGAACCAGAAGGAGACGTACGTGCACGTGATGCACAACGAGCGCGAGGCGGTGATCCTGTACGCGCAGCCCAGCGACCGCTCTGTCATGCAGAGCCAGAGCCTGATGCTGGCGCTGGAGACCCACGACCAGGTGTGGGTGAGACTGTTCAAGGGCGAGCGGGAGAACGCCGTGTTCAGCGACGACTTTGACACCTACATCACCTTCAACGGACACCTCATCAAACACAAGAACGATTTGTAGGGcgtcgtgggtgtgtgtgtgtgtgtgtgtgtgtgtgtgtgtgggggtgcacGGGTGTGTCTGtacttgtacgtgtgtgtgtgtgtgtgcacgggtgTGCCTGtactcgtttgtgtgtgtgtgtgtgtttgtatgtgcacaggtgtacctgtatgtgtgtgtgtctgtagttgtatgtgtgtttgtgtgcatgcacgtgcctctacttgtatgtgtgtttgtgtgtgtgtgtgtgtgtgtgtgtgtgtgtgtgtgtgtttgtgcgtgtgtgtgtgggactgggACAGACGATAGCAGCTAGGTATAGACTTTGACAAGCCAGAGGAgagcagtgcatcatgggaggcCTTTGTCACAGCATCGCTCTGACCCCGATCGACGGGCCAGCTGGAACTCAACAGTCTGAAGTGACTCGACTCAACCCATGGACCCGCAATTGGGTTTATCTGGGGAGCGTTGGCATCAGCAACGTTTGTTTGGGTGGAAGAGGCGTGTCGGGTGCAAAGGTCTGTTATGACACACACCTGGCCCTGGTCTTGTAGAGTAAGCAAAACCTGTACTGATAGACTGGCAATCAGCATTCTGGATCTATTTATGGGTTTGGATATATATGTGTTATTGATTGACGAGACTCTTAATGAGGTTTATAttcgtgtttttattttatgttcttGTTTTGTACTTTTTATCTACTTTAAATATTGTGACTTGATTAACAGGAATCAAGTCCCATCAGTATTGTGTAActaaacgtttttttttgcgTTGATATTTACATTGTCTAGCACCTACATTGCTTGCCAGGTCAGTCAGCATATATATTGAGCATATAAACTCTCCTTCAGGTGCtagtataaataaatatcaatacaaCTGTTTTAGCCCCAGGATTGAATGAATACCTATGGTGACAGAACACCAGGTATTCAAGGATAATAATGAAAGGGGCTATTTAATATTTGTAAAGTTAAAAGGCTATCTGGCAATCTGCATTAATACTCCACATCCACACTGTTGTGAACTCGTTTCCATCTGTCGTCAGGACAACAGTTCTCGTAATATATCCTACGCCCGTTTTGGCAGAGCATAGGCGTACTGCAGGGAATCCATCTGAGACATcctgtttcattgttttggaCATGTTACACATGACATTAAAAAGCAGACGATAGCCATAACGGCCTGGAGGTGACGTGAACTTCCTGCTTCATGTGTGCTCTTTGTTTTTTATAGTTTTCTTAGTTCCTAGATTTATATATCAATTGAAAGGTTTTAACAACAAGGTAAATGATCAGCACCATCATGTAATCTGTATTCCTCCCGCTGTAACAATTAAATGGCTGAGATTCCCAGCTCCCACAGGGAACCCAAATGAATTCCTGCTTTTAGTCTacattcaaaaataaaacagcaGGAATTCAACAGGTGCAttaaagaataaagaaagagaTTTCCCTGAACCACCCTAAACTTTTGCACATAACATTACATAATTTCTTTCTCGGGGTGTGCAAGAAAAAGGGTCTCCCCTCTCTTAAAGAGATGAGAGGGaccgtgcacgcacacacacgcatcgcCGTGAGAAAACACAACAGAGACATACGAATCTTAAATTACACGTTTGGTCGCGCCAATTTAAAGAAGCACCGGCACATATCGCAATATTGTTTTGCTGCCAGTCGGCCTGCTTTGAACACCATCTGTCACAACGAATGTCTCATGGAGCCTTTGATGCCGTTGTGTATCTGGACAGTGTTCAGCGGCAGCCTTTCAGAGCAGGCGTCCCGGGGGGAACGGTTTCAAACCGCCGCTTCAAACCCATAGGCCCCCTTACTTATTTTCCACAATGGCGACATTGTTAAGTCCCTTTAATATGAAGATTATGAAAACAAGAACATTTACATAGAAGAGGAAAAAACAAGGGAgggaaacagagggagggaaccGCTTGACAGTTAAAAGACGTTGCTGCAGATCCCGTCTATGTTTGTTATCCTGTCTGTTCTGCTATGTTGCTGTTGTTTCGTTTGTTcagatgtttgtgtgcatcgCCCGAAATGGATATGGATCAAATTCaatgttaaaataaacaaacatgtccttCAGGGAACGTGGCTCAATGTGTTGGGAGAACGGAAAGGATCAGGAGAAGAAGCTCCCAGTTTTTGAGCACCCacatgtgtgttgtgtctttGACTTTGAGTTGttgggtgtgtctgtttctcGGTGCCGTTGCAGATGAAATGTGACTTGGCAAAGTGTACAGAACAACAGA encodes:
- the c1qtnf1 gene encoding complement C1q tumor necrosis factor-related protein 1, which codes for MRVQMKVMCVWAVLLLLGPWPAPAYRTPFDQGPLESEQKGPGRTEPRGRPTERYPRDEAPDGGPRSSRECRRCCDPREDPPSGYTGQSYPQFQPPPPEYKVVPQINITILKGEKGDHGERGHFGKSGKGGLTGPQGPAGYKGSKGSVGLPGEACKSHYAAFSVGRKKGLHSGDYYQTLVFDTELVNLYGHFNMFTGKFYCYVPGIYYFSLNVHTWNQKETYVHVMHNEREAVILYAQPSDRSVMQSQSLMLALETHDQVWVRLFKGERENAVFSDDFDTYITFNGHLIKHKNDL